A stretch of Microbacterium caowuchunii DNA encodes these proteins:
- the thrB gene encoding homoserine kinase: MTTPLGRSVSVRVPATSANLGPGFDTLGLALSLYDELEVTALEPGRLEIEVDGAGAAQVPRDASHLVVQAIAYAYAAVDRPLPGLALRARNVIPHGRGMGSSGAAVVSGLLAAKGLLEGDVELGADTLLRLATELEGHPDNVAPALFGGLTIAWMDENGPQHKKLLVHRGVSPIVFVPEFTMSTSVARGLQPDQFSREDAVFNVSRSALLIAALTQSPELLMAATEDKLHQSYRAAAMPETDKLVQALRREGFAAVVSGAGPSVLVLADGPGRRLEAAQVAATNADTPWEALMLAVDFKGGTVRDNAEGAT; the protein is encoded by the coding sequence GTGACCACACCCCTGGGCCGCAGCGTCTCGGTGCGGGTCCCCGCGACGAGCGCGAACCTGGGGCCCGGCTTCGACACGCTCGGACTGGCGCTGAGCCTGTACGACGAGCTCGAGGTCACCGCGCTGGAGCCCGGCCGCCTCGAGATCGAAGTGGACGGTGCGGGCGCCGCTCAGGTGCCGCGCGACGCGTCGCACCTCGTGGTACAGGCGATCGCGTACGCCTACGCGGCCGTGGACCGACCGCTTCCGGGGCTCGCCCTGCGTGCGCGCAACGTCATCCCGCATGGACGGGGGATGGGGTCGTCGGGCGCGGCGGTGGTCTCCGGACTGCTCGCGGCGAAGGGACTGCTCGAGGGCGACGTGGAGCTGGGCGCGGACACCCTCCTGCGTCTGGCGACCGAACTAGAGGGCCACCCGGACAACGTCGCGCCCGCCCTGTTCGGCGGCCTCACGATCGCGTGGATGGACGAGAACGGACCGCAGCACAAGAAGCTGCTGGTGCACCGCGGGGTGTCCCCGATCGTGTTCGTCCCGGAGTTCACGATGTCCACCTCGGTGGCCCGCGGACTCCAGCCGGACCAGTTCTCCCGCGAGGACGCCGTGTTCAACGTCTCGCGGTCCGCCCTGCTGATCGCCGCGCTCACCCAGAGCCCGGAACTGCTGATGGCCGCCACCGAGGACAAGCTCCACCAGAGTTACCGCGCCGCGGCGATGCCGGAGACCGACAAGCTCGTCCAGGCGCTGCGTCGGGAGGGCTTCGCCGCCGTCGTGTCGGGGGCGGGACCGAGCGTGCTCGTGCTCGCCGACGGCCCGGGACGTCGTCTCGAAGCCGCCCAGGTCGCGGCGACGAACGCGGACACTCCGTGGGAGGCGCTCATGCTCGCCGTCGACTTCAAGGGTGGTACAGTGAGGGACAACGCGGAGGGTGCCACGTAA
- the thrC gene encoding threonine synthase, protein MAHVWRGVLREYADRLGVTENSTVVTLGEGGTPLLPAPALSRITGADVWVKFEGMNPTGSFKDRGMTVALSRAVEHGAKAVICASTGNTSASAAAYAAHAGITAAVLVPEGKIAMGKLSQAVAHGGRLIQVRGNFDDCLEIARELADHYPVHLVNSVNPDRIDGQKTAAYEVVEQLGDAPDFHFIPVGNAGNYTAYTRGYREEAERGVSTRVPRMFGFQAAGSAPLVRGEVVKNPETVASAIRIGNPASWQLALEARDATDGWFGAIDDDRILAAQKLLSEQVGIFVEPASAISVAGLLDRAEAGVVTAGARVVLTVTGHGLKDPQWALRNADGTEVAPTVVDAEVSEVASVLDLAPEAGA, encoded by the coding sequence ATGGCACACGTCTGGCGCGGAGTCCTCCGCGAATACGCCGACCGACTCGGCGTGACCGAGAACTCGACGGTCGTGACCCTGGGTGAGGGCGGTACGCCGCTGCTTCCCGCCCCCGCGCTGTCCCGCATCACGGGCGCCGACGTCTGGGTGAAGTTCGAGGGGATGAACCCGACCGGATCCTTCAAGGACCGCGGGATGACGGTCGCGCTCTCCCGCGCCGTCGAGCACGGCGCGAAGGCCGTGATCTGCGCCTCGACCGGCAACACGTCGGCATCCGCAGCCGCCTACGCGGCCCACGCCGGCATCACCGCGGCCGTGCTCGTTCCCGAGGGCAAGATCGCCATGGGCAAGCTCAGCCAGGCGGTGGCGCACGGCGGCAGGCTCATCCAGGTGCGCGGCAACTTCGACGACTGCCTCGAGATCGCGCGCGAGCTCGCCGACCACTACCCGGTGCACCTCGTGAACTCGGTGAACCCCGACCGCATCGACGGGCAGAAGACCGCGGCGTACGAGGTCGTCGAGCAGCTCGGCGACGCACCCGATTTCCACTTCATCCCGGTCGGCAACGCCGGCAACTACACCGCCTACACGCGCGGCTACCGCGAGGAGGCCGAACGCGGCGTCTCCACCCGGGTGCCGCGGATGTTCGGGTTCCAGGCGGCCGGTTCCGCGCCGCTGGTGCGCGGCGAGGTCGTGAAGAACCCGGAGACGGTGGCCAGCGCCATCCGCATCGGGAACCCGGCGTCCTGGCAGCTCGCCCTCGAGGCGCGCGACGCCACGGACGGATGGTTCGGCGCCATCGACGACGACCGCATCCTCGCCGCCCAGAAGCTGCTGTCGGAACAGGTCGGCATCTTCGTCGAACCGGCCTCTGCCATCTCCGTCGCCGGTCTGCTCGACCGGGCCGAGGCGGGTGTCGTCACCGCCGGTGCGCGCGTCGTGCTGACGGTCACCGGGCACGGCCTGAAGGACCCGCAGTGGGCCCTGCGCAACGCGGACGGCACGGAGGTCGCCCCGACCGTCGTGGACGCCGAGGTCTCCGAGGTCGCCTCGGTGCTCGACCTCGCCCCCGAGGCCGGCGCGTGA
- a CDS encoding homoserine dehydrogenase — protein sequence MIDYRHLRVALLGAGAVGSQVAALLLKHGEELADRAGASLELAGIAVRDLDAPRDTDLPRELFTTDADSLIVGADIVIELMGGIEPARTRVLQAINSGADVVTANKALLATHGPEIFDAADQVGAQVYYEAAAAGAIPIIRPLRDSLAGDRVQRIMGIVNGTTNYILDRMDTEGADFADVLAQAQALGYAEADPTADVEGYDAAQKAAILASLAFHTAVPLESVHREGITEITTSMMDAARHAGYVIKLLAVCERLTGHEPSASGEAISVRVYPALVPRTHPLASVHGANNAVFVEAEAAGSLMFYGAGAGGVQTASAVLGDVVSAARRHVAGGVGVGESTRANLPVLEIGHAVTRYQITLEVDDRPGVLAIIATILSEGRVSIATVEQTVIADDGEAGARARLVIGTHKAREQDLSDTVARLAESDVVETVVSVLRVEGN from the coding sequence ATGATCGACTACCGCCACCTGCGGGTCGCACTCCTGGGCGCGGGGGCCGTCGGGTCCCAGGTCGCCGCGCTGCTGCTCAAGCACGGGGAGGAGCTGGCCGACCGCGCCGGTGCCAGCCTGGAGCTCGCCGGCATCGCCGTGCGCGATCTGGACGCGCCCCGGGACACCGACCTGCCGCGGGAGCTGTTCACGACCGACGCCGACTCGCTGATCGTGGGCGCGGACATCGTGATCGAGCTGATGGGGGGAATCGAGCCGGCGCGCACCCGTGTGCTGCAGGCGATCAACTCCGGCGCCGACGTCGTCACCGCCAACAAGGCCCTGCTCGCCACCCACGGTCCGGAGATCTTCGACGCCGCCGACCAGGTCGGTGCGCAGGTCTACTACGAGGCGGCGGCAGCCGGCGCCATCCCGATCATCCGGCCGCTCCGGGACTCGCTCGCCGGTGACCGCGTCCAGCGGATCATGGGCATCGTCAACGGGACGACCAACTACATCCTCGACCGGATGGACACGGAGGGCGCGGATTTCGCCGACGTCCTCGCGCAGGCGCAGGCGCTCGGATACGCCGAGGCGGACCCGACGGCGGACGTCGAGGGATACGACGCGGCGCAGAAGGCGGCTATCCTCGCCTCCCTCGCGTTCCACACCGCCGTGCCGCTCGAGTCGGTGCACCGCGAGGGCATCACCGAGATCACGACGTCCATGATGGATGCCGCCCGGCACGCCGGCTACGTGATCAAGCTCCTCGCGGTCTGCGAGCGGCTCACCGGCCACGAGCCCTCGGCCAGCGGGGAGGCGATCTCGGTCCGGGTGTACCCCGCCCTCGTCCCTCGCACGCACCCCCTGGCCAGCGTGCACGGAGCCAACAACGCCGTGTTCGTGGAGGCGGAGGCCGCAGGCAGCCTCATGTTCTACGGCGCGGGCGCCGGCGGGGTGCAGACCGCCTCGGCCGTCCTCGGCGACGTCGTCTCGGCCGCTCGTCGACACGTGGCCGGAGGCGTCGGGGTCGGCGAGTCCACCCGCGCGAACCTGCCGGTGCTGGAGATCGGCCACGCCGTCACGCGCTACCAGATCACGCTCGAGGTCGACGATCGGCCCGGCGTCCTCGCGATCATCGCGACGATCCTCAGTGAGGGTCGCGTGTCGATCGCGACGGTGGAACAGACCGTCATCGCCGATGACGGGGAGGCCGGCGCGCGGGCGCGTCTGGTCATCGGAACGCACAAGGCACGGGAGCAGGACCTGAGCGACACCGTCGCACGACTCGCCGAGAGCGACGTCGTGGAGACCGTCGTCTCCGTCCTGCGCGTGGAAGGGAACTGA
- the lysA gene encoding diaminopimelate decarboxylase yields the protein MSASSSRPAAPAWLEVPADPNDLAPGVWPASAGRSAAGGLEIGGVLATDLAARFGTPLYVLDEDEVRTRARRTLAAFRAAAERHGTTARVYYAGKAFLSTEVVRWIDEEGLALDVCSPGELAVALAGGADPTRLGFHGNNKSTAELRRAVEIGLGSIIVDSFDEIARLGEVTSGLASPQTVLIRVNTGIHAETHDFLATAHEDQKFGFSPDAARLAAARIRDVPGLRLAGLHCHIGSQIFGADGFAASAERLVTLHAELLQGGDLPVMNLGGGFGIAYTRADSPSGIEELADRIVDAVAHSCAAHGVAIPQLAFEPGRSIVGAAGVTLYTVGTVKPVDLGDGLGRTYVSVDGGMSDNARPALYGADYSARIASRVSPDAPILTRVVGSHCESGDIVVDAEYLPGDIARGDLLAVPATGAYCFSLSSNYNYVPRPAVVAVRDGSARIIVRGETVDDLLARDVGAPSSRKGQA from the coding sequence GTGTCCGCTTCGTCGTCCCGGCCCGCCGCACCGGCGTGGCTCGAGGTCCCGGCCGATCCCAATGACCTCGCCCCCGGCGTCTGGCCCGCCTCGGCCGGCCGGAGCGCGGCCGGCGGGCTGGAGATCGGCGGCGTGCTCGCGACGGATCTCGCCGCCCGCTTCGGCACGCCGCTGTACGTGCTGGACGAGGACGAGGTCCGCACCCGCGCCCGCCGCACGCTCGCCGCGTTCCGCGCGGCGGCCGAGCGGCACGGAACCACGGCGCGCGTGTACTACGCCGGCAAGGCGTTCCTGTCCACCGAGGTGGTGCGCTGGATCGACGAGGAAGGGCTCGCCCTCGACGTCTGCAGTCCCGGGGAGCTGGCGGTGGCGCTGGCCGGAGGAGCGGATCCGACGCGGCTGGGTTTCCACGGCAACAACAAGAGCACGGCCGAGCTCCGTCGCGCGGTGGAGATCGGGCTGGGCTCGATCATCGTCGACAGCTTCGACGAGATCGCCCGCCTGGGCGAGGTCACCTCGGGACTCGCGTCGCCGCAGACCGTGCTCATCCGGGTGAACACGGGGATCCACGCCGAGACCCATGACTTCCTGGCCACGGCGCACGAGGACCAGAAGTTCGGGTTCTCCCCGGATGCGGCCCGCCTCGCCGCCGCGCGGATCCGTGATGTGCCCGGATTGCGTCTGGCCGGGCTGCACTGTCACATCGGTTCGCAGATCTTCGGTGCCGACGGCTTCGCGGCGTCCGCCGAGCGTCTCGTGACCCTGCACGCCGAGCTCCTTCAGGGGGGCGACCTGCCCGTCATGAACCTCGGCGGAGGCTTCGGCATCGCCTACACGCGCGCCGACAGCCCGTCCGGCATCGAGGAGCTGGCCGACCGGATCGTGGATGCGGTCGCGCACAGCTGCGCAGCGCACGGGGTCGCCATCCCGCAGCTCGCCTTCGAACCGGGGCGATCCATCGTGGGGGCGGCGGGGGTCACCCTCTACACGGTCGGCACGGTGAAGCCGGTCGACCTCGGGGACGGACTCGGGCGCACCTATGTGAGCGTGGACGGCGGCATGAGCGACAACGCCCGTCCGGCCCTCTACGGTGCGGACTACTCCGCGCGCATCGCGTCCCGGGTCAGCCCGGACGCCCCGATCCTCACGCGGGTCGTCGGCTCGCACTGCGAGTCCGGGGACATCGTCGTGGATGCGGAGTACCTCCCCGGGGACATCGCGCGCGGGGATCTGCTCGCCGTGCCCGCCACCGGCGCCTACTGCTTCTCCCTGTCCAGCAACTACAACTACGTACCGCGGCCCGCTGTTGTCGCGGTGCGAGACGGAAGCGCGCGGATCATCGTCCGCGGCGAGACGGTCGACGACCTGCTCGCCCGCGATGTCGGCGCACCATCCTCGAGGAAAGGTCAGGCATGA
- a CDS encoding DUF2993 domain-containing protein — translation MSADTQPTVPFPEEWQEQDAAPRRRRWPWLIAVLAVLALAAAAWFAGEWIARDLITKGVRQQIATRLDLAADQEIDVQIPGSVLWQLAAGSIDDVRLSSDDLRLGDVSADVVVDLHDVALWDGPTMADGAATVSLGADQLRALLATVDGFPADTVGIAAPDITVSTELSFFGAAFPLGIALTPSAVDGDLVLTPAAIRLGDADITADTLRDRFGALADPVLEGYRVCLAEYLPVGVPLQAVRVTADRLVADFAVRGSILTDAAERAKGVCA, via the coding sequence GTGAGCGCCGACACCCAGCCCACCGTGCCGTTCCCCGAGGAATGGCAGGAGCAGGATGCGGCGCCGCGCCGCCGGCGTTGGCCGTGGCTCATCGCGGTCCTCGCCGTGCTGGCACTCGCGGCCGCGGCCTGGTTCGCGGGGGAGTGGATCGCCAGGGACCTCATCACCAAGGGCGTCCGGCAGCAGATCGCCACCCGGCTCGACCTCGCCGCCGACCAGGAGATCGACGTCCAGATCCCCGGCTCCGTGCTGTGGCAGCTCGCCGCCGGGAGTATCGACGACGTCCGCCTGTCCTCGGACGACCTGCGTCTGGGTGACGTGAGCGCCGATGTCGTCGTCGACCTGCACGACGTCGCCCTCTGGGACGGCCCCACGATGGCGGACGGGGCAGCCACCGTATCGCTCGGCGCCGATCAGCTGCGGGCACTGCTGGCGACCGTCGACGGGTTCCCCGCCGACACGGTCGGGATCGCGGCCCCGGACATCACGGTGTCCACCGAGCTGTCCTTCTTCGGCGCCGCATTCCCTCTGGGAATCGCGCTGACCCCGTCCGCGGTCGACGGCGACCTGGTGCTCACCCCGGCGGCCATCCGGCTGGGGGATGCGGACATCACCGCGGATACGCTGCGCGACCGCTTCGGCGCCCTGGCCGATCCGGTGCTCGAGGGCTATCGGGTCTGCCTGGCCGAGTACCTGCCCGTCGGCGTCCCGCTCCAGGCCGTGCGGGTGACCGCGGACCGGCTGGTCGCGGATTTCGCGGTCCGCGGCAGCATCCTCACGGATGCGGCGGAGCGGGCGAAGGGCGTCTGCGCCTGA
- a CDS encoding arginine--tRNA ligase: MDPEQLSAALLAVVAPLAEARRPGAAAELSVADVVLDRPKNRDHGDWASNIALKLAKSLGTNPREFAAEIVGPLSAVPGIAAVEVAGPGFINIRLDAAAAGALAKTIVEAGAAFGTNTTQRGNSINLEFVSANPTGPLHIGHTRWAALGDAIARLLLASGATLVREFYINDAGAQMDRFGRSVLAAVEGVPGPEDGYAGEYIQSLAARVRIEHPEVDDLTGDEKLHTVRELAYRFQLGEIQASLEQFNVHFDEWFSERVLHAPGEDGRPSLVDEAVERLRAQGHVFDQDDAVWVRTTDFGDDKDRVIRRSNGEYTYFAADAAYYLNKGDRGYRHKIYLLGADHHGYVHRLKALAGAAGDDPEKDIEVLIGQLVSINGARLSKRAGNIIELDDLRAWLGTDALRYSLARYPADSPLTLDPEILQKRTNDNPVFYVQYAHARTHNVARNAAASGIERTAFAPESLTHETESALLGALQEFPRLVAFAAEVREPHRVARYLEELAGLYHRWYDNCRVIPLGDEQPTDLHRTRLWLNDATGQVLRNGLGLLGVSAPERM, from the coding sequence ATGGATCCCGAACAGCTCTCCGCCGCCCTGCTCGCCGTCGTCGCCCCGCTCGCCGAGGCGCGACGCCCCGGCGCCGCGGCCGAACTGTCGGTGGCCGACGTCGTCCTCGACCGTCCCAAGAACCGCGACCACGGCGACTGGGCCTCCAACATCGCCCTGAAGCTCGCCAAATCGCTCGGCACGAACCCGCGCGAGTTCGCCGCGGAGATCGTCGGTCCCCTCTCCGCCGTGCCCGGCATCGCCGCCGTCGAGGTCGCGGGGCCCGGGTTCATCAACATCCGCCTGGATGCCGCCGCTGCCGGCGCGCTCGCCAAGACCATCGTCGAGGCGGGTGCCGCGTTCGGCACCAACACGACCCAGCGCGGCAACTCGATCAACCTCGAGTTCGTCAGCGCCAACCCGACCGGACCGCTGCACATCGGCCACACCCGCTGGGCGGCGCTCGGGGATGCGATCGCACGCCTGCTGCTGGCGTCGGGGGCGACCCTCGTCCGCGAGTTCTACATCAACGACGCCGGAGCGCAGATGGATCGCTTCGGGCGCTCTGTGCTGGCGGCCGTCGAGGGCGTGCCCGGCCCCGAGGACGGTTACGCCGGCGAGTACATCCAGTCCCTCGCCGCACGCGTGCGCATCGAGCACCCGGAGGTCGACGATCTCACCGGCGATGAGAAGCTGCACACCGTCCGCGAGCTCGCCTACCGGTTCCAGCTCGGCGAGATCCAGGCCTCGCTCGAGCAGTTCAACGTGCACTTCGACGAGTGGTTCTCGGAGCGCGTCCTGCACGCGCCCGGCGAGGACGGGCGACCCAGCCTCGTGGACGAGGCGGTCGAGCGCCTCCGGGCGCAGGGTCACGTCTTCGACCAGGACGACGCCGTGTGGGTGCGGACGACGGACTTCGGCGACGACAAGGACCGCGTCATCCGTCGCTCCAACGGCGAGTACACCTACTTCGCGGCCGACGCGGCGTACTACCTGAACAAGGGCGACCGCGGCTACCGTCACAAGATCTACCTGCTCGGCGCGGATCACCACGGCTACGTGCACCGTCTCAAGGCGCTCGCCGGCGCGGCCGGTGACGATCCGGAGAAGGACATCGAGGTGCTGATCGGGCAGCTCGTCTCCATCAACGGCGCCCGGCTCAGCAAGCGCGCCGGGAACATCATCGAGCTGGACGACCTGCGCGCCTGGCTCGGGACGGATGCCCTGCGCTACTCGCTCGCGCGCTACCCGGCGGACTCGCCGCTGACGCTGGATCCCGAGATCCTGCAGAAGCGCACGAACGACAACCCGGTGTTCTACGTGCAGTACGCCCACGCGCGCACCCACAACGTCGCCCGCAACGCCGCCGCATCCGGCATCGAGCGCACCGCGTTCGCGCCGGAGTCGCTCACGCACGAGACCGAGTCGGCGCTGCTCGGCGCGCTGCAGGAGTTCCCTCGTCTGGTCGCCTTCGCCGCGGAGGTGCGCGAGCCGCACCGCGTCGCCCGCTACCTGGAGGAGCTCGCCGGGCTCTACCACCGCTGGTACGACAACTGCCGGGTGATCCCGCTGGGCGACGAGCAGCCCACGGACCTGCACCGCACGCGTCTCTGGCTGAACGACGCGACCGGTCAGGTGCTGCGCAACGGCCTCGGTCTCCTCGGTGTGAGCGCACCCGAACGGATGTGA
- a CDS encoding transglutaminase-like domain-containing protein, with the protein MQRAVTAELDLDLGSAVDLIFQITAARSMPLTAEELTFRQGDHACTPTEIVDRSGTRLHRLTAGPGPLEVRYRATVSGRADPAPTSELETIGYLRPSRYCQSDEVFAQARRQFRGLDGHDLIAAVSDYVATSVTYTPGLSLGTDSAVTTLASGQGVCRDYAHLVIALLRAMDVPARYTACFAPGLEPMDFHAVAEAYLDGSWYVIDATRLAPRTSLVRMATGRDAADCAFLSYHGGHVGLERMRVDAVTIDAADAPDDHVALVRMA; encoded by the coding sequence GTGCAACGCGCCGTGACCGCCGAACTGGACCTCGATCTGGGCTCCGCCGTCGACCTCATCTTCCAGATCACGGCCGCGCGATCGATGCCCCTCACGGCAGAGGAACTGACCTTCCGGCAGGGTGACCACGCGTGCACACCGACAGAGATCGTGGACCGCTCCGGTACGCGTCTGCACCGCCTCACGGCGGGGCCCGGCCCCCTGGAGGTGCGTTACCGCGCCACCGTGTCCGGCCGCGCGGATCCGGCGCCGACGAGCGAGCTGGAGACGATCGGCTACCTCCGGCCGAGCCGTTACTGCCAGTCCGACGAGGTCTTCGCGCAGGCCCGCCGCCAGTTCCGCGGACTCGACGGGCACGACCTCATCGCCGCGGTCTCGGACTACGTGGCCACCAGCGTGACCTACACGCCGGGCCTGAGCCTCGGCACGGACAGTGCGGTGACGACGCTCGCGAGTGGGCAGGGCGTCTGCCGCGACTACGCGCATCTGGTCATCGCACTGCTGCGGGCGATGGACGTGCCCGCCCGGTACACGGCCTGCTTCGCGCCGGGTCTGGAGCCGATGGACTTCCATGCCGTGGCGGAGGCATACCTCGACGGCTCCTGGTACGTGATCGACGCCACCCGCCTGGCCCCGCGGACGTCGCTCGTGCGGATGGCGACGGGCCGCGACGCGGCCGACTGCGCGTTCCTCAGCTACCACGGCGGTCATGTCGGGTTGGAACGGATGCGGGTGGACGCCGTGACCATCGATGCCGCCGACGCCCCGGACGACCACGTCGCCCTGGTCCGGATGGCCTGA
- a CDS encoding SGNH/GDSL hydrolase family protein, whose protein sequence is MTRMSRSRARRSVLVTAGLAAAIAVVCALALWRPWTSQDAAVSRAEAGPADAVAVASVDLPDHPRVLVFGDSWTWGAAASSPAEGYAYVLAELLDGETIVDGVPGSGYLVPGGEGIGTFGERIARMDPRLGPDLIIVQGSINDRHLPDTGYADAVTAAWDALAGIYPGTPVVVLGPAPQVLPVESATARIDRDLAGLAAARGWPYISPVLEEWITPEDYEWVIDTGDIGRDHPTSAGHAYLAQRVADALAALRPAR, encoded by the coding sequence ATGACCCGGATGTCCCGTTCCCGTGCGCGCCGCTCCGTGCTGGTGACGGCCGGTCTGGCCGCGGCGATCGCCGTGGTCTGCGCCCTCGCGCTCTGGCGACCGTGGACGAGCCAGGACGCGGCGGTCAGCCGCGCCGAAGCGGGACCGGCGGATGCGGTGGCCGTGGCGTCCGTCGACCTCCCCGACCATCCCCGCGTGCTCGTGTTCGGGGACTCCTGGACCTGGGGAGCCGCGGCGAGCTCGCCCGCCGAGGGGTACGCGTACGTGCTCGCGGAGCTCCTCGACGGCGAGACGATCGTCGACGGCGTCCCTGGCAGCGGCTACCTCGTTCCCGGCGGGGAGGGCATCGGCACCTTCGGCGAGCGCATCGCGCGGATGGATCCGCGGCTGGGACCGGACCTGATCATCGTGCAGGGATCCATCAACGACCGCCACCTCCCGGACACGGGCTACGCGGATGCGGTGACCGCCGCCTGGGACGCGCTGGCCGGGATCTACCCGGGGACACCGGTCGTGGTGCTCGGCCCTGCGCCGCAGGTCCTGCCGGTGGAGAGCGCGACCGCGCGGATCGACCGGGACCTCGCGGGGCTGGCCGCCGCACGGGGGTGGCCGTACATCTCACCGGTGCTCGAGGAGTGGATAACGCCCGAGGACTACGAGTGGGTCATCGACACGGGGGACATCGGAAGGGACCACCCGACGTCCGCGGGGCACGCCTATCTCGCGCAGCGCGTCGCCGACGCCCTGGCCGCGCTCCGACCCGCCCGCTGA
- a CDS encoding manganese efflux pump MntP family protein codes for MSLLTLLIVAIGVSADAFAVSLAQGVRLRRRVHREALRIALTFGLFQALMPLLGWAVGAQLNAVIAPVDHWVAFGLLTLIGGRMLWEAFHSAPAEGGAGRIRTRRLLALALATSIDALAVGLSLAFLDVDILPAVILIGLLTAVLAYGGVLLGHRAGNRWEKPAEIAGGLVLIGIGTKILLEHLLG; via the coding sequence GTGTCGTTGCTCACCCTCCTGATCGTGGCGATCGGCGTCTCCGCCGACGCCTTCGCGGTATCGCTCGCGCAGGGGGTCCGGCTGCGCCGCCGCGTCCATCGCGAGGCGCTGCGCATCGCCCTCACCTTCGGTCTCTTCCAGGCGCTCATGCCCTTGCTCGGCTGGGCGGTCGGGGCGCAGCTGAACGCCGTCATCGCCCCGGTGGACCACTGGGTCGCGTTCGGGCTGCTGACACTCATCGGCGGCAGGATGCTCTGGGAGGCCTTCCACTCGGCGCCCGCCGAGGGCGGAGCCGGACGCATCCGGACACGCCGGCTGCTGGCGCTCGCCCTCGCCACCAGCATCGATGCGCTCGCGGTGGGGCTGAGTCTCGCATTCCTCGACGTCGACATCCTGCCTGCGGTCATCCTCATCGGGCTGCTCACCGCCGTCCTCGCGTACGGCGGGGTCCTGCTGGGTCACCGCGCGGGGAACCGCTGGGAGAAGCCCGCCGAGATCGCGGGCGGACTCGTGCTCATCGGGATCGGCACGAAGATCCTGCTCGAGCACCTGCTCGGCTGA